The following are from one region of the Pseudodesulfovibrio piezophilus C1TLV30 genome:
- a CDS encoding YitT family protein translates to METNTLKNNLRGLTFGIPWNLMLLTFGSFLIAFSVKAVAVPHGLLTGGMSGIALLCYYVFGGLTTGQWYLLLNLPVFVLGWVFVSKRFFFYSLFGMFMTSIFIDLIPWTLPIDDVWLAVLTGGGLLGAGVGVALRSLGSTGGSDILAVICKEKFNMSMGSFEFWFNMIGFVGGFAFLNMHIVLYSIAMTFITALAIEYILGMFSERMMCVIISDHHETIRRAILDDMDRGVTILDGTGGWSGDPKKVILTMISAMQLKELEELVYTIDNDAFFIMGSGFHVLGQGFSARKVY, encoded by the coding sequence ATGGAAACAAATACCTTGAAAAACAATTTGCGCGGCCTGACCTTCGGAATTCCCTGGAATCTCATGCTGCTGACCTTCGGGTCGTTCCTCATCGCATTTTCCGTCAAAGCCGTTGCCGTGCCGCACGGTCTTCTGACCGGAGGCATGTCAGGGATTGCCCTGCTGTGCTATTATGTCTTCGGCGGCCTGACCACCGGGCAATGGTATCTGTTGCTCAACCTTCCGGTATTTGTTCTGGGCTGGGTTTTCGTCAGCAAACGCTTCTTTTTCTATTCACTCTTCGGCATGTTCATGACATCGATTTTCATTGACCTGATTCCATGGACACTCCCCATTGATGATGTCTGGCTGGCTGTGCTGACAGGTGGAGGACTTCTCGGTGCCGGAGTTGGAGTGGCCCTGCGCTCATTGGGGTCCACCGGCGGATCAGACATTCTGGCGGTTATCTGCAAGGAAAAATTCAATATGTCCATGGGGTCATTCGAATTCTGGTTCAACATGATCGGATTCGTAGGCGGCTTCGCCTTCCTCAACATGCACATCGTTCTCTATTCCATTGCCATGACCTTTATCACGGCATTGGCCATTGAATATATTCTTGGCATGTTCAGTGAACGTATGATGTGTGTGATCATCTCTGATCACCATGAAACAATCCGCAGAGCCATCCTTGATGACATGGACCGAGGAGTGACCATCCTCGACGGCACGGGAGGCTGGTCCGGTGACCCCAAAAAGGTTATCCTGACTATGATCTCGGCCATGCAACTCAAAGAACTGGAAGAGCTTGTCTATACCATCGACAATGATGCATTCTTTATTATGGGCTCGGGTTTTCATGTCCTGGGCCAGGGATTTTCAGCAAGAAAGGTCTATTAG
- a CDS encoding 4Fe-4S binding protein: protein MKSTITPARFRLVIQTVFVVFNIYVGIRFAAFVAWATNKTDVFTPKPGAVEGFLPISALLGFRQWITTGLWDTVHPAGLTIFLALLVMALLFRKGFCGYICPIGFLSGLLDRAGRKMGLSRIPVKWVDYPLLSVKYLLTGFFLYTVFVSMGLASVQSFLGTPFNVVADAKMLAFFMSPSLLSLIIIAVLIIFTLIFRYAWCRYLCPYGALLGALAFFSPTTVSRNEETCIDCGKCTRGCPGGIRVQQKKHVRSPECIGCAECLGNCPVDGCLNVTVGGRYSVPWMMIGIGAVVTLLAFWGWARATGHWNAEMPAAMIKRFYSLFFTAG, encoded by the coding sequence ATGAAGTCGACCATAACCCCGGCCCGTTTCCGTTTGGTCATTCAAACCGTTTTCGTCGTTTTTAATATTTACGTTGGTATTCGCTTTGCCGCATTTGTGGCCTGGGCCACGAACAAGACTGATGTCTTTACCCCCAAGCCCGGTGCCGTAGAAGGTTTCTTGCCAATCAGTGCCTTGCTTGGTTTCAGGCAATGGATCACGACTGGGCTCTGGGATACTGTCCATCCGGCTGGCTTGACGATCTTTTTGGCTTTGCTGGTCATGGCGCTGCTTTTTCGTAAAGGCTTTTGCGGATATATCTGTCCGATTGGTTTCCTTTCCGGTCTTCTTGACAGGGCAGGGCGGAAGATGGGCCTATCCCGTATCCCGGTCAAATGGGTGGACTATCCACTCCTTTCCGTCAAATATCTGCTGACAGGGTTTTTCCTTTATACCGTTTTTGTTTCCATGGGGCTTGCTTCGGTCCAGTCTTTTCTCGGCACTCCTTTTAATGTTGTTGCCGATGCCAAAATGCTCGCTTTTTTTATGTCGCCCTCTCTTCTTTCGTTGATCATTATCGCCGTGCTCATCATTTTTACGTTGATTTTCAGATACGCATGGTGCCGATACCTCTGCCCGTATGGCGCGTTGCTCGGTGCCCTCGCCTTTTTCAGCCCCACGACTGTCTCTCGAAATGAAGAGACCTGTATCGACTGCGGGAAATGTACTCGGGGCTGCCCTGGCGGTATTCGGGTCCAGCAGAAAAAGCATGTGCGATCCCCTGAATGTATCGGGTGCGCCGAGTGTCTCGGTAATTGTCCTGTGGATGGGTGTCTGAATGTCACGGTTGGCGGACGGTACTCGGTGCCATGGATGATGATAGGCATTGGTGCCGTTGTTACTCTGCTTGCCTTCTGGGGCTGGGCTAGGGCGACAGGGCATTGGAATGCGGAGATGCCTGCGGCCATGATCAAACGGTTTTATTCGCTGTTCTTCACTGCCGGATAG
- a CDS encoding CBS domain-containing protein, translated as MYVGLKMLRDFVKVTPDTLVKDAQKQLEENKLWMLLVVDEEGKLLGYVRKEDISAALPSHITSLEKHEISFLLSKLTVAQIYRTDIKTVTPETEIEGAADMMYEMNLAGLAVVGTEGQLIGYINRSVLLDVLAEEMGYREGGSRLALECEDRSGILYEVAGVIANMKISIISTGTFFYKGRRIVVVRIDSDDTSAVGAALTERGYKLVAPESFAEEWA; from the coding sequence ATGTACGTTGGACTGAAAATGCTTCGCGACTTCGTCAAGGTCACCCCGGACACATTGGTCAAGGATGCCCAAAAGCAGCTTGAAGAGAATAAGCTGTGGATGCTCCTGGTGGTGGACGAAGAGGGCAAGCTGCTCGGCTACGTGCGCAAGGAAGATATCTCCGCCGCTCTGCCAAGCCATATTACCTCACTGGAGAAACACGAGATATCTTTTCTCTTGAGCAAGCTGACGGTTGCCCAGATATATCGCACTGATATCAAGACCGTGACCCCGGAGACCGAGATCGAGGGTGCGGCAGACATGATGTATGAGATGAACCTGGCCGGTTTGGCCGTGGTGGGGACCGAAGGACAGCTGATCGGCTATATCAATCGAAGTGTACTGCTCGACGTACTGGCCGAGGAAATGGGATACCGCGAGGGGGGGAGTCGTTTGGCTCTGGAATGCGAAGACCGCTCAGGTATCCTCTATGAAGTGGCTGGTGTGATTGCAAATATGAAAATTTCCATTATTTCCACGGGTACATTCTTCTATAAAGGGCGTCGGATCGTCGTGGTTCGTATTGACAGTGACGATACCTCTGCAGTGGGAGCTGCTTTGACCGAACGTGGATACAAGCTGGTTGCTCCCGAGTCCTTTGCCGAAGAGTGGGCATAG
- a CDS encoding IscA/HesB family protein: MINVTESAQKELTSYFEGKTVSPIRIHLAGGGCSGMRLSLALDEPRDGDKSVELESFTFLINEELAEATGKVTIDMTQYGFTIDSENEVGGGGGCDCSSGGCGSSGCGC, from the coding sequence ATGATCAATGTGACCGAATCAGCACAAAAGGAACTGACCTCTTACTTTGAAGGGAAAACCGTCTCTCCCATCCGTATTCATCTCGCAGGTGGCGGTTGCAGCGGCATGCGGCTTTCCCTGGCCCTCGACGAACCGCGCGACGGTGACAAATCAGTGGAACTTGAAAGCTTTACCTTTCTCATCAATGAGGAACTGGCAGAAGCTACAGGCAAAGTGACCATTGACATGACTCAATACGGATTCACCATTGATTCCGAAAATGAAGTCGGTGGCGGCGGCGGATGCGATTGCTCCAGCGGTGGATGCGGCTCTTCAGGTTGCGGCTGCTAA
- a CDS encoding IscA/HesB family protein, whose product MFELTEAAGKQLDGYFQDKEPSPVRVYLAAGGUAGPRLTLALDEPNDKDEVFEAGGFTFLIDKELQAQTGKVKIDMTYYGFVVESENSVGGEGGCSSGGCGTDSGGCSSGSCSC is encoded by the coding sequence ATGTTTGAATTGACTGAAGCTGCCGGTAAGCAGCTCGACGGCTATTTCCAGGACAAGGAGCCATCTCCTGTCCGAGTGTACCTCGCAGCCGGAGGTTGAGCAGGCCCTCGCCTGACTCTGGCTCTGGATGAGCCTAATGATAAAGACGAAGTATTCGAGGCTGGTGGATTCACCTTCCTCATCGACAAAGAACTTCAAGCCCAGACCGGTAAAGTGAAAATCGACATGACCTACTACGGTTTTGTTGTTGAATCCGAAAATTCGGTCGGCGGTGAAGGTGGCTGCTCTTCAGGCGGCTGCGGCACCGATAGCGGCGGATGCAGCTCTGGAAGCTGCTCCTGCTAA
- the pyrR gene encoding bifunctional pyr operon transcriptional regulator/uracil phosphoribosyltransferase PyrR: protein MKECGTILNDKEMNRTLERLAIEVYERHGECETLAILGIQRRGADLAERLKKLLDDRLGRKVPLGKLDINLYRDDWTTNLELTPVINCSEIGFEIEGASIVLVDDVLYSGRTIRAALEAILDYGRPRRVELLVMVDRGNRELPIQADYVGKKVETSMGQHVNVLVNERDDEDRVCLVEGD, encoded by the coding sequence ATGAAAGAATGTGGTACCATACTGAATGACAAGGAAATGAACCGGACACTTGAACGTCTGGCCATAGAAGTCTACGAGCGTCATGGTGAATGTGAGACCCTCGCCATTCTCGGCATACAACGACGCGGTGCCGATCTGGCTGAGCGGTTGAAAAAACTTCTGGATGATCGGTTGGGACGCAAGGTTCCACTGGGCAAGCTTGATATCAATCTCTATCGGGATGACTGGACAACCAACCTTGAATTGACCCCCGTTATCAACTGTTCCGAAATAGGGTTCGAGATAGAAGGTGCGTCCATTGTTCTGGTGGATGACGTACTGTATTCCGGCCGGACTATCCGGGCGGCGCTGGAAGCTATACTGGACTACGGCCGTCCCAGGCGTGTGGAGCTGCTGGTGATGGTTGACAGGGGGAACAGGGAATTGCCCATTCAGGCCGATTATGTGGGCAAGAAGGTTGAAACTTCCATGGGCCAGCATGTGAATGTACTGGTCAATGAGCGGGACGATGAGGACCGTGTCTGTCTGGTCGAGGGCGACTAG
- the thrB gene encoding homoserine kinase — MAFTPVDRDPVPQPCITLVGMAGAGKTTLGAMLARQLDWGQLDTDLYLESYYGMPLQTIMDTYGLDDFLRIEDHLVSELGLTRTVISTGGSVIYGTQAMARLKELGKVVFLDIDETTFLKRVGDGENRGLAIAPGASMSDLYNERQPLYRAAADIVVRTDRDTPEACVAQILEHIDLI, encoded by the coding sequence ATGGCGTTTACTCCTGTTGATCGGGACCCTGTCCCACAGCCTTGTATTACGTTGGTAGGGATGGCTGGTGCCGGAAAAACCACCCTCGGAGCTATGCTGGCCCGACAACTCGATTGGGGGCAGCTTGATACCGACCTGTATCTTGAATCCTACTACGGGATGCCGCTTCAAACTATTATGGACACCTACGGACTTGATGACTTTTTGCGCATCGAGGATCACCTTGTCAGCGAATTGGGACTGACAAGGACAGTTATTTCCACTGGAGGAAGTGTCATCTATGGCACCCAGGCCATGGCTCGTTTGAAGGAGCTTGGCAAAGTCGTTTTTCTGGACATTGACGAGACAACATTTCTCAAGCGGGTCGGCGATGGCGAGAATCGCGGCTTAGCCATTGCTCCAGGTGCCAGTATGAGTGACCTTTACAACGAGCGGCAGCCACTGTACCGTGCCGCCGCCGACATCGTGGTCCGCACCGACAGGGACACACCGGAAGCATGTGTGGCCCAGATTCTCGAACACATTGATCTGATATGA
- a CDS encoding ABC transporter substrate-binding protein — translation MTSLFLFALSWVVLFPAVSPAAPLDSVSLQLRWFHQFQFAGYYTAKSKGFYRDVGLDVTIIERDLKVNPVHAVQQGNAQFGVTNSEILLHRMRGEPVVVMAAILQHSPLVLLTTKKDRISSPHDLMGKRVLMSTKTMDVELLGMLQKEHVPLGRLDIVDRFSSRNDYLDPSFDAVAAYITNQPYYLEEKGIAYGVLYPASYGVDFYGDCLFTTEDQVQNHPDRVRAFHEASLRGWQYAMAHPDEIIDLIMADYAPRKTKAHLEYEAAAIRKLMLPDLVSIGHMNPGRWAYIGEVFRSLGLTSTPLDMGSFLYSPNPVGDHAALKKFLYILGVVALVLMLGAISLGVFNRKLQIQVQQRTEALTLKALELERANQRLTELDRVKSALLSSVSHEIRTPMTAVLGFVKLIGKEFKRTFAPLAHGNVSLERKRDRISKNLNVISVEGERLTRLISDVLDLSKIESGSVHWQDQDIDMAEVAYNSVAVVQELFAQNPGTNLFMDVQDNLPRVHADPDRIIQVLINLLANAVKFTASGEVRLTLASDGAGHIEIVVSDTGIGIAQEDAEDIFNMFHQVRRGDTVRFGEQGAGLGLAICKEIVEHYGGSIFVHSALGQGSRFTVRLPAVVPKTEN, via the coding sequence ATGACCAGTCTGTTTCTGTTTGCTCTGTCCTGGGTGGTGCTTTTTCCGGCTGTTTCGCCAGCTGCGCCCCTGGATTCGGTCAGCTTGCAGTTACGCTGGTTTCACCAGTTCCAATTTGCAGGGTACTACACTGCAAAATCAAAAGGTTTTTACCGTGATGTCGGGCTTGATGTCACGATAATCGAGCGTGATCTCAAAGTGAACCCGGTCCATGCCGTGCAGCAGGGAAATGCTCAATTCGGTGTGACCAATTCCGAGATCCTGCTGCACCGGATGCGAGGGGAACCGGTGGTCGTCATGGCCGCGATTCTTCAGCACTCGCCGCTTGTCCTGCTCACAACGAAAAAAGACCGCATATCTTCACCCCATGACCTGATGGGGAAGCGGGTGCTCATGAGCACCAAGACAATGGATGTCGAATTACTTGGCATGTTACAGAAGGAGCATGTCCCCCTCGGTCGACTGGATATCGTGGATCGTTTTTCGAGCAGAAATGATTATCTTGATCCCTCGTTCGACGCAGTTGCCGCCTATATCACCAATCAGCCATATTATCTTGAAGAGAAGGGGATTGCCTACGGGGTTCTTTACCCTGCCTCTTATGGCGTCGATTTCTATGGAGATTGTCTTTTTACGACAGAAGATCAGGTTCAGAACCATCCAGACAGGGTCCGGGCATTTCATGAAGCGAGTCTGAGAGGCTGGCAGTATGCGATGGCGCATCCTGATGAAATTATCGATTTGATCATGGCGGACTATGCCCCTCGCAAAACAAAGGCGCATCTGGAGTATGAAGCAGCGGCCATCAGGAAGCTGATGCTGCCGGACCTTGTGTCCATAGGCCATATGAATCCCGGCAGGTGGGCATATATCGGAGAGGTCTTCAGAAGTCTCGGTCTGACTTCAACGCCTCTCGACATGGGAAGCTTTCTCTATTCACCCAATCCAGTGGGAGATCATGCCGCACTGAAAAAATTTCTCTATATATTGGGAGTCGTGGCTCTTGTCTTGATGTTGGGGGCCATTTCCCTCGGAGTCTTCAACCGAAAATTGCAGATTCAGGTGCAACAGAGAACCGAAGCCCTCACTCTCAAGGCACTGGAACTGGAACGTGCCAACCAGCGACTGACCGAACTGGATCGAGTTAAATCGGCTCTGCTGTCGTCTGTTTCGCATGAGATCAGGACACCCATGACTGCAGTGCTGGGATTTGTGAAGCTTATTGGCAAGGAGTTCAAGAGAACCTTTGCTCCGCTGGCGCATGGCAATGTTTCACTGGAGAGAAAGCGCGACAGAATCAGCAAAAACCTGAATGTCATTTCCGTCGAGGGAGAAAGACTCACTCGACTTATCTCTGATGTTCTTGATCTTTCCAAAATCGAGTCAGGGAGCGTTCACTGGCAGGATCAGGATATTGATATGGCAGAGGTTGCCTACAATTCCGTGGCAGTGGTGCAGGAACTGTTTGCCCAGAATCCGGGAACAAATCTGTTCATGGATGTCCAGGATAACCTGCCTCGGGTTCACGCCGACCCGGACCGTATTATCCAGGTTTTGATCAATCTGCTGGCCAATGCCGTGAAATTCACCGCATCCGGTGAAGTTCGACTCACCCTTGCTTCGGATGGAGCCGGTCATATCGAGATCGTGGTCAGCGATACTGGCATCGGCATCGCTCAGGAAGATGCAGAGGATATCTTTAATATGTTTCATCAGGTCCGGCGGGGTGATACCGTTCGTTTCGGCGAGCAGGGAGCCGGACTTGGGCTGGCTATCTGCAAGGAAATCGTGGAACATTATGGTGGTTCCATTTTTGTACACTCCGCTCTCGGCCAGGGCAGTCGTTTTACAGTGAGGCTTCCCGCAGTCGTCCCGAAAACCGAAAACTAG
- a CDS encoding multiheme c-type cytochrome codes for MKKVFGTIFVAGFICCMTFMLAGPAQAAAELEGVNLEKRQLVVHRGFTKEAKSCIECHSQKTPGIVENWKNGKMGHATVSCYDCHVVEKDSPMASQCEGLRGTNIYTSPMVSSKTCSKCHPREVEQFLKSNHAMNSGRPLLEVPKFIGLMYHHEGAEFLGVEKGSAPNRASRAAGCQMCHGTQVELGPDHKPINDTWPGGVGTRYPDGSVGNCTVCHTRHQFAVSEARKPEACASCHLGPDHPQIEIYEESKHGQIYKAHSEKWNFEAAPDTWEPGDYDAPTCAVCHMSGIGELTTTHNVAERLKWDLVHARSELRKNDRGNGMEGDKKMRQVCKSCHSTLHTNSQRMQLDNAVALYNTYWDKAVEMKTVLQEKNLLGKDPWTDGFQELMYFLWHHCGRRARHGTAMNGPDYAHWHGFFQVFQVYKDMKAIYDYRLKTGQIEELSTVMSTAPD; via the coding sequence ATGAAAAAAGTTTTCGGTACGATCTTCGTCGCCGGATTCATATGCTGCATGACGTTCATGCTGGCTGGACCGGCACAGGCCGCAGCCGAATTGGAAGGCGTCAATCTCGAGAAGAGGCAGCTCGTGGTGCACCGAGGCTTCACCAAGGAAGCCAAATCGTGCATCGAGTGTCACTCCCAGAAGACACCCGGCATAGTTGAAAACTGGAAAAACGGCAAAATGGGCCATGCCACGGTCTCCTGCTATGACTGTCACGTCGTGGAAAAGGATTCTCCCATGGCCAGCCAGTGCGAGGGCCTTCGCGGCACCAATATTTACACCTCGCCCATGGTTTCCTCAAAAACCTGCTCCAAGTGCCATCCGCGCGAAGTGGAGCAGTTCCTGAAATCGAATCACGCCATGAACTCGGGGCGTCCCCTGTTGGAGGTCCCCAAATTCATCGGCCTGATGTATCATCATGAAGGTGCGGAATTCCTTGGCGTTGAAAAAGGCTCTGCCCCCAATCGTGCAAGCCGTGCCGCCGGGTGTCAGATGTGCCACGGAACACAGGTCGAACTCGGCCCGGACCACAAGCCCATTAATGACACTTGGCCCGGAGGCGTCGGCACCCGCTATCCAGACGGCAGTGTCGGCAACTGCACCGTCTGCCATACACGTCACCAGTTTGCCGTATCCGAGGCCCGCAAGCCCGAAGCCTGTGCTTCCTGCCACCTTGGTCCGGATCATCCGCAGATCGAAATCTACGAAGAGTCCAAGCACGGGCAAATCTACAAGGCCCACAGTGAAAAATGGAACTTTGAAGCCGCTCCCGACACCTGGGAACCTGGAGATTATGACGCACCAACCTGCGCTGTCTGCCACATGTCCGGCATAGGCGAATTGACCACGACGCATAACGTGGCCGAGCGTCTCAAATGGGACCTGGTCCATGCTCGCAGCGAACTTCGCAAAAATGATCGCGGTAATGGCATGGAAGGCGACAAGAAAATGCGCCAGGTCTGCAAGAGCTGCCACTCGACCCTGCATACCAATAGCCAGCGTATGCAGCTTGATAACGCAGTTGCCCTGTATAATACGTATTGGGACAAGGCTGTCGAAATGAAAACCGTGCTTCAGGAAAAAAATCTGCTGGGCAAAGATCCGTGGACTGATGGTTTCCAGGAGCTGATGTACTTCCTGTGGCATCACTGCGGTCGTCGCGCCCGTCACGGGACGGCCATGAACGGCCCGGATTATGCCCACTGGCATGGTTTCTTCCAAGTCTTCCAGGTCTACAAGGATATGAAGGCCATCTATGATTATCGCCTGAAAACCGGCCAGATCGAAGAATTGTCCACAGTCATGTCCACCGCTCCAGACTAA
- a CDS encoding cytochrome c3 family protein has protein sequence MADSEKRHSRKLLPGVLIGVVLAVSVILASGYMIQATNTDVFCVSCHVMKPFRTAWRNETHGGNNDKGLEAQCVDCHLPHGGFVEYVATKAYTGTRDIIMNMIIDPSTYDWAGRAKHRRGFTYDNACRKCHVNLEPEGMRTSGILAHRQYLIGDLDKRCVDCHEHVGHKNMVSEINNYFKKSPQVAGKE, from the coding sequence ATGGCAGACAGTGAGAAGCGTCATAGCCGAAAGCTGTTGCCAGGCGTGCTCATTGGGGTCGTTCTTGCCGTCTCCGTTATTTTGGCCTCGGGGTATATGATTCAGGCTACGAATACGGATGTCTTTTGTGTTTCCTGTCACGTCATGAAGCCTTTCAGAACGGCCTGGCGCAATGAAACACACGGTGGCAACAACGACAAAGGGCTTGAAGCGCAATGTGTGGACTGTCACCTGCCGCATGGCGGTTTTGTGGAGTATGTGGCCACCAAGGCGTACACCGGAACGCGGGATATCATCATGAACATGATTATTGATCCCTCCACGTACGACTGGGCTGGTCGCGCCAAACACCGGCGCGGATTCACTTACGACAATGCCTGCCGCAAATGCCACGTCAACCTCGAGCCGGAAGGCATGAGGACCAGTGGGATTCTCGCGCACAGGCAGTACCTCATCGGCGATCTGGACAAACGTTGCGTGGATTGCCACGAGCATGTCGGCCACAAGAACATGGTCTCGGAAATCAACAACTATTTCAAGAAAAGCCCACAAGTCGCGGGCAAGGAGTAG
- a CDS encoding ATP-binding protein, translated as MDKKAKSKMNRWAWPLGLGVAWLIFLLVLAIWSVQSERAHVTSMAEREAKAFFQQMVVTRSWNAAHGGVYVVATPDNPPNPYFKREDRSLETMQGITLTKVNPAYMTRQLSTIARYEHDVQFHITSLDPVRPANKADEWESVALREFERGGREKFSLVETGGKHFFRYMAPLLAEKGCMRCHDEYGHKGKRLLGGISVTFLADPLINARKSSVAHTHLVFSLIFLVGFIGICGSTYLVQTKRAEAEQANRTKSVFLANMSHDMRTPLNGIMGLTELMQKKGLSQTQSRYADMVRHSAWTLLEIITDITDFSRLESGRLELTKTVFEMKQLLDDALAIFRFESENKGLVLSATVSPDVHRLLKGDAFRLKQVITNLVGNAVKFTEHGIVAVRVSSGGEVSEVNGGRSRNVRVLVEVSDSGIGIPQERQQDIFESFRQVDDSYAKHHEGSGLGLAICRQLVTMMGGSISVRSVLGEGATFSFDVILEVPEKGEFSAEVSDAETAVISSVRPRRVLMAEDNSLNQTFAVEILEEAGHPVSVAANGYEVLELLRNNEFDIVFMDIQMPEMDGLEATRCIRAGEAGEHAKRVPIVAATAFALPGDRQACLDAGMNGFVLKPLTSEDLLQAVVKYTGIAGKTGKAIAGSMKRTTKKVKPVLDMAGALERLGGRKGLFKKLVCAFQDDAPSKLADLSDAVRDGRIQDVLRLAHGIKNSAGMIEATVLSNAAFALEMAAREDRLMEIPELHDILGRAAEDVLFALHQIVEDM; from the coding sequence ATGGACAAGAAGGCGAAATCAAAAATGAATCGGTGGGCATGGCCTCTTGGGTTGGGTGTGGCATGGCTGATATTTTTGTTGGTTCTGGCTATCTGGTCAGTTCAGTCGGAGCGAGCCCACGTGACGAGCATGGCTGAGCGTGAAGCAAAGGCCTTTTTCCAACAGATGGTGGTGACCCGATCCTGGAACGCCGCTCATGGAGGAGTGTATGTTGTCGCGACTCCCGACAATCCGCCCAATCCGTATTTCAAGAGGGAAGACCGGAGCCTTGAAACCATGCAGGGCATTACACTGACCAAGGTCAACCCGGCTTACATGACACGCCAACTCTCCACCATTGCTCGCTATGAACATGATGTACAGTTCCATATCACGAGCCTGGACCCGGTTCGTCCCGCGAATAAGGCTGACGAATGGGAGTCCGTGGCATTGAGGGAGTTCGAACGGGGAGGCAGAGAAAAATTTTCTTTGGTGGAGACTGGTGGAAAACATTTCTTTCGGTATATGGCTCCGTTGCTGGCAGAAAAAGGCTGTATGCGATGCCATGACGAATACGGGCATAAAGGGAAACGCCTTCTGGGCGGTATTTCAGTCACCTTTCTGGCCGATCCTCTCATCAATGCCCGCAAGAGTTCCGTGGCCCATACACATTTGGTCTTTTCGTTGATTTTTCTCGTGGGTTTTATCGGTATTTGCGGATCCACATATCTGGTGCAGACGAAACGGGCGGAGGCCGAACAGGCCAATCGAACCAAATCCGTTTTTTTGGCGAATATGAGTCATGACATGAGAACTCCTCTGAATGGCATCATGGGGCTGACGGAATTGATGCAAAAGAAAGGGTTGAGCCAAACTCAATCCCGATATGCGGACATGGTCCGCCATTCCGCTTGGACTCTGCTGGAAATAATCACTGATATAACAGATTTTTCTCGGCTGGAATCAGGGCGTCTGGAGCTGACAAAAACGGTTTTCGAGATGAAGCAGCTACTGGATGATGCCCTTGCCATTTTTCGGTTTGAATCAGAGAATAAAGGATTGGTGCTTTCTGCCACCGTTTCGCCGGATGTTCACCGCCTGCTCAAGGGTGATGCTTTCCGCCTCAAACAAGTTATCACCAACCTGGTAGGCAATGCTGTCAAATTTACCGAGCACGGCATCGTTGCCGTCAGGGTTTCATCTGGTGGGGAAGTTTCCGAGGTGAATGGCGGCCGTTCCAGGAATGTTCGCGTCTTGGTGGAGGTCAGTGATTCCGGTATCGGTATTCCGCAAGAGAGGCAGCAGGATATCTTCGAGAGTTTTCGGCAGGTGGATGATTCTTATGCCAAGCATCATGAGGGGTCCGGGCTGGGCTTGGCCATCTGCCGACAACTGGTGACCATGATGGGTGGTTCCATCTCTGTCCGTAGTGTCCTTGGCGAAGGAGCGACCTTCTCTTTTGATGTCATCCTCGAAGTGCCGGAGAAAGGGGAATTTTCCGCGGAGGTATCAGATGCGGAAACAGCTGTGATTTCGTCTGTCCGGCCCCGACGAGTACTGATGGCGGAAGATAACAGTCTCAATCAGACCTTTGCCGTGGAAATATTGGAAGAGGCCGGGCATCCGGTGAGTGTGGCTGCGAACGGGTATGAAGTCCTGGAACTTCTCAGGAACAATGAATTTGATATTGTTTTCATGGATATTCAAATGCCGGAGATGGACGGTTTGGAAGCGACTCGTTGCATTCGGGCCGGAGAAGCGGGAGAACATGCCAAGCGCGTCCCGATTGTGGCGGCTACGGCGTTTGCTCTGCCGGGCGATAGGCAGGCATGTCTGGATGCTGGGATGAACGGATTTGTACTCAAGCCATTGACGAGTGAAGATCTGTTGCAGGCCGTGGTCAAGTATACCGGAATAGCAGGGAAAACAGGAAAGGCAATAGCGGGATCAATGAAAAGGACGACAAAAAAGGTGAAACCAGTTCTCGATATGGCTGGAGCACTGGAGCGATTGGGCGGGAGAAAAGGACTTTTCAAAAAGCTGGTTTGCGCATTTCAGGATGATGCACCATCCAAGCTGGCAGATTTGTCAGATGCCGTCAGGGACGGTCGCATTCAGGACGTCTTGCGGCTGGCCCATGGGATCAAGAATTCTGCAGGCATGATTGAAGCGACCGTATTGTCCAACGCAGCCTTTGCTCTGGAAATGGCGGCGCGTGAAGATCGTCTCATGGAAATCCCGGAACTTCATGACATACTCGGGCGTGCAGCCGAGGACGTTTTGTTCGCTTTGCATCAAATTGTGGAGGATATGTAA